One part of the Luteibacter yeojuensis genome encodes these proteins:
- a CDS encoding outer membrane beta-barrel protein, giving the protein MGKALPTALLALCAVAPSATLAGTLNYTLYGGLEHSNNIALSSDNPVSENVLIPGSSFQYSQLGSTFQANLAGTVEYRKYLQNRFDSQLQTQLAGQGNWTIAPDRLDFSVEDYAGVQPVDQLSSDSPDNQQQTNVLVVGPTLRMRFGRAARGQFELRYINSYASKVDDFDSSRGLAAFRVYRDLSPTDTLSANVEFQRVHFDNQPSDADYDRKEAFLRYTSRLAHFDADVLVGGSRLEFDGGRTTSAPLVRMRLGWDPSPRNAFVVTGAYQYADAAQDIITAPGAFGIGTVADRVEPIDPFANTGGLGNGTGTSIGTGSAVIGSDVYKERRFDASWNWRGDRLNVTVSPSFSKLRYLNDRTFDQNDRAISIGIGYRLRPTVTLNGFLMGDKLDYQAIDRRDTTVRMGLNLTKQWNQHWSGQVSVARERRSSTAAGQDYRANAIYVGVVYRR; this is encoded by the coding sequence GTGGGTAAAGCGCTTCCTACAGCGCTGCTGGCGCTGTGCGCGGTGGCGCCTTCGGCCACCCTGGCCGGTACGCTCAATTACACGCTTTATGGCGGGCTCGAGCACAGCAACAACATCGCCCTGTCGTCGGACAACCCGGTCAGCGAGAACGTGCTCATACCGGGGTCGAGCTTCCAATATTCCCAGCTGGGTTCGACCTTCCAGGCCAACCTGGCCGGTACCGTCGAATACCGGAAATACCTCCAGAACCGTTTCGACTCGCAATTGCAGACGCAGCTGGCAGGCCAGGGCAACTGGACGATCGCGCCCGACCGGCTGGATTTTTCGGTCGAGGACTATGCCGGCGTGCAACCCGTGGACCAGCTGTCCAGCGACTCGCCCGACAACCAGCAACAGACCAACGTGCTGGTCGTGGGCCCCACCTTGCGCATGCGCTTCGGCCGGGCGGCGCGCGGCCAGTTCGAACTTCGCTACATCAACAGCTATGCCTCGAAGGTCGACGACTTCGACTCGTCGCGAGGGTTGGCGGCGTTCCGCGTATACCGCGACCTCAGTCCCACCGACACGCTTTCCGCCAACGTCGAATTCCAGCGCGTGCACTTCGACAACCAGCCGAGCGACGCGGATTACGATCGCAAGGAAGCCTTCCTCCGTTACACGAGCAGGCTGGCGCATTTCGATGCCGACGTCCTCGTGGGCGGAAGCCGACTGGAATTCGATGGCGGCCGCACGACCTCGGCGCCCCTGGTGCGGATGCGCCTGGGCTGGGATCCGTCGCCGCGTAACGCTTTCGTCGTCACCGGCGCCTATCAGTATGCCGACGCCGCGCAGGACATCATCACCGCACCCGGCGCGTTCGGCATCGGCACCGTCGCCGATCGCGTCGAGCCGATCGATCCTTTCGCCAACACGGGGGGACTGGGCAACGGGACCGGCACGAGCATCGGTACCGGCAGCGCCGTGATCGGATCGGACGTCTACAAGGAACGCCGTTTCGATGCGTCGTGGAACTGGCGTGGCGACCGCCTGAACGTGACCGTGTCCCCGTCCTTCAGCAAGCTGCGCTACCTCAACGACCGTACCTTCGACCAGAACGACCGCGCGATCAGCATCGGCATCGGTTACCGCCTGCGCCCCACGGTCACCCTCAATGGCTTCCTCATGGGAGACAAGCTCGATTACCAGGCCATCGATCGCAGGGACACCACGGTGCGCATGGGCCTGAACCTCACCAAGCAGTGGAACCAGCACTGGAGCGGGCAGGTTTCGGTGGCCCGCGAGCGGCGCAGCAGCACCGCGGCGGGCCAGGACTATCGCGCGAACGCCATCTACGTCGGCGTGGTGTACCGGCGATGA
- a CDS encoding serine aminopeptidase domain-containing protein, translated as MSMRPEAELPFFFGPDDGLFGMYHAPDLPPRRAVLMCAPLGQDLIRCHRLYRQLAQTLAREGLAVLRFDYHGTGDSSGGSAEVDWERCVADTLVAAAELRKRARVDRVIGFGARLGGSIAMCAADRARLGEVIAWDPVLDGDGYVAALDAMQAALREDAERFTRPRSHADVAEQWLGFDIGDRLRGQLSALTLGAPNVPMLVLDSLPEWEASRWDRLASPRGKVAGISPPTPWNDLRRLETAILSQPLIQAVSGRLKESA; from the coding sequence ATGAGCATGCGTCCCGAGGCCGAGCTGCCCTTCTTCTTCGGGCCGGACGACGGCCTCTTCGGCATGTACCACGCGCCGGACCTGCCGCCGCGCCGCGCGGTACTCATGTGCGCGCCGCTCGGCCAGGATCTCATCCGCTGCCATCGCCTCTATCGCCAGCTGGCCCAGACGCTGGCGCGGGAGGGACTGGCGGTATTGCGTTTCGACTACCACGGCACCGGCGACTCGTCGGGCGGCAGCGCAGAGGTGGACTGGGAGCGGTGCGTGGCGGACACCTTGGTCGCGGCCGCCGAACTGCGCAAGCGTGCGCGAGTCGACCGCGTGATCGGCTTCGGCGCGCGGCTGGGCGGAAGCATCGCCATGTGCGCCGCGGATCGCGCGCGCCTGGGCGAAGTGATCGCCTGGGACCCGGTGCTGGACGGCGACGGCTATGTGGCCGCCCTCGATGCCATGCAGGCCGCCTTGCGCGAAGACGCGGAGCGCTTCACACGGCCGCGCAGCCATGCCGATGTCGCCGAGCAATGGCTCGGCTTCGACATCGGCGACCGCCTGCGCGGACAGTTGTCCGCGTTGACCCTCGGCGCGCCGAACGTGCCCATGCTGGTACTGGACTCCTTGCCCGAATGGGAAGCCTCGCGCTGGGACCGGCTCGCTTCGCCGCGTGGAAAGGTCGCCGGTATATCCCCGCCCACGCCGTGGAATGACCTGCGCCGCCTGGAGACGGCGATCCTCTCGCAACCGTTGATCCAGGCCGTCAGCGGCCGCCTGAAGGAGAGCGCGTGA
- a CDS encoding alpha/beta fold hydrolase: protein MREEAHRFGRGRHLVGIAGVPEGAVGETGVIVLNAGLVHRIGPFRLHVELTRQLNAAGYPTLRFDLSTLGDSSATGGGQTRTQQVCADLDDAMTLLKERAGCERFVLVGLCSGAQNAHIVAATDPRVSGAVFLDGYAYRTLGYKLRHYLPRLVDPGRWSRLLRRRGAEAAAAKPASEPVFAVAPAPREEVIADFTGMVARGMKLYLVYSGGISNYFNHARQFRECFGRVMDHPAVTTRYVAETDHTYILTGDRARLLDGIGGWLTRNFPPAVAGRHA, encoded by the coding sequence ATGCGCGAGGAAGCCCATCGCTTCGGTCGCGGCCGGCATCTGGTCGGCATCGCCGGCGTGCCGGAAGGCGCGGTGGGCGAAACGGGCGTGATCGTGCTCAACGCGGGGCTGGTCCATCGCATCGGTCCGTTCCGTCTGCATGTGGAGTTGACCCGGCAGCTCAATGCGGCGGGATACCCCACGCTCCGCTTCGACCTTTCCACGCTCGGCGACAGCAGCGCGACCGGCGGCGGGCAGACCCGCACGCAACAGGTGTGCGCCGACCTCGACGATGCCATGACCCTCCTGAAGGAACGCGCGGGTTGCGAGCGCTTCGTGTTGGTGGGCCTCTGCTCCGGCGCGCAGAACGCGCATATCGTCGCGGCCACCGATCCGCGCGTGTCCGGTGCGGTGTTCCTCGACGGATACGCCTACCGCACCCTCGGCTACAAGCTGCGCCATTACCTTCCACGCCTGGTCGATCCCGGCCGGTGGTCGCGGCTCCTGCGCCGCCGCGGGGCTGAGGCGGCCGCCGCGAAACCCGCCTCGGAGCCCGTCTTCGCCGTGGCACCGGCACCGCGCGAGGAAGTGATCGCCGACTTCACCGGCATGGTCGCGCGAGGCATGAAGCTCTACCTCGTCTATTCCGGCGGCATCAGCAACTACTTCAATCACGCGCGGCAGTTCCGCGAGTGCTTCGGCAGGGTGATGGACCACCCGGCGGTGACCACGCGATATGTCGCCGAAACCGACCATACGTACATCCTCACCGGCGACCGTGCCCGGCTCCTCGACGGAATCGGCGGCTGGCTGACACGCAATTTCCCACCGGCCGTCGCCGGGAGGCACGCATGA